In one Streptomyces sp. NBC_01241 genomic region, the following are encoded:
- a CDS encoding RHS repeat-associated core domain-containing protein produces MSVQLELETTTARVHRYDEYGNPLDATAAAAEYGSLGAYQRATDGLAGYTLMGVRVYDPTTGRFLQADPVYGGNADAYVYPADPITQLDTSGSRLNYRDQQKATKKLHAISQAILHRAFQVQSHLAPEAEEHMEEVRLREIGVQHHHSREANCDKSELRPRGGRGLLLPHLLGVPNGRSRTEAERGKYSVLGFTRWFDWTDNVEWSGTVTVQNICVKNPRLSIYALFT; encoded by the coding sequence ATGTCCGTCCAGCTGGAACTGGAGACCACCACCGCCAGAGTCCACCGTTACGACGAGTACGGCAACCCGCTGGACGCCACTGCCGCCGCAGCGGAGTACGGATCCCTGGGCGCCTACCAGCGCGCCACCGACGGCCTGGCTGGATACACCCTGATGGGTGTCCGCGTCTACGATCCGACCACCGGCCGCTTCCTCCAGGCCGACCCGGTCTACGGCGGCAACGCCGACGCCTACGTCTACCCCGCCGATCCGATCACGCAACTGGATACCAGCGGGAGTCGACTGAACTATCGCGATCAGCAAAAGGCGACAAAAAAACTACACGCTATATCTCAGGCGATCCTGCACCGGGCATTCCAAGTGCAGTCTCACCTGGCGCCTGAAGCTGAAGAGCATATGGAAGAAGTACGGCTCCGTGAAATTGGTGTTCAGCATCACCATTCCAGGGAAGCGAATTGTGACAAATCAGAGCTACGGCCACGCGGAGGCAGGGGATTACTTCTTCCACACCTCCTGGGGGTTCCGAACGGGAGAAGCAGGACGGAGGCGGAGCGAGGAAAGTACAGCGTCCTCGGGTTCACGAGATGGTTCGACTGGACGGACAATGTTGAATGGTCTGGCACCGTCACTGTCCAGAACATTTGTGTGAAGAACCCGAGGCTGAGCATTTACGCACTGTTCACCTGA
- a CDS encoding ATP-dependent Clp protease proteolytic subunit, whose protein sequence is MFRPAARYVLPEFTERTTNGTRTLDPYSKLLAERIVFLGTPVDDTAANDLVAQFMYLEHAAPDRPISLYINSPGGSFGAMSAIYDTMEYLTCEVETYCLGQAGSCASALLAAGAPGRRHALPGARVVVQQPALTEPVQGQPSDLEIEAQELERVHEMLTTLLARHTGRGAEQIAADIERDLILDAPGAKAYGLVDHVMENRKSSLPPHGAR, encoded by the coding sequence CTGTTCCGTCCTGCCGCCCGCTACGTGCTGCCCGAGTTCACCGAGCGCACGACCAACGGGACCCGCACCCTCGACCCGTACTCCAAGCTGCTCGCCGAACGGATCGTCTTCCTCGGCACCCCGGTCGACGACACCGCGGCCAATGACCTGGTCGCCCAGTTCATGTATCTGGAACACGCCGCCCCGGACCGGCCCATCTCCCTCTACATCAACTCCCCCGGCGGCTCGTTCGGGGCCATGTCGGCGATCTACGACACGATGGAGTACCTCACCTGCGAGGTGGAGACCTACTGCCTCGGCCAGGCAGGTTCCTGCGCGTCGGCACTGCTCGCGGCGGGTGCTCCCGGCAGGCGGCACGCGCTGCCCGGGGCGCGGGTCGTCGTACAGCAGCCCGCACTCACCGAGCCGGTGCAGGGCCAGCCGTCCGATCTGGAGATCGAGGCGCAGGAGTTGGAACGGGTCCACGAGATGCTCACCACGCTGTTGGCCCGCCATACCGGCCGCGGCGCCGAGCAGATCGCCGCCGACATCGAGCGCGATCTCATCCTCGACGCCCCCGGCGCCAAGGCATACGGCCTGGTGGACCACGTCATGGAGAACCGGAAGTCGTCGCTCCCGCCGCACGGTGCGCGGTGA
- a CDS encoding alpha/beta hydrolase, with protein sequence MRRTAVLGSAGALIAGTLIAGAISAPAATAESRHHQGSEAYGVELAAARAASSGIDWKDCPADWALAKPIQCGWVTVPLDYARPDGKQIKLAVDRHVGTGTKDERQGALLYNPGGPGGSGLRFPTRITNKNPLWANTAKAYDFVGFDPRGVGHSAPISCVDPQEYVKAPKADPVPDSEADKRAQRKLAAEYADGCAERSGDMLPHMTTPNTARDLDVIRAALGEKKLNYLGVSYGTYLGAVYGTLFPTHVRRMVVDSVVDPSKDNIWYQANLNQDIAFQKRWDDWKAWVAKNDSAFHIGNTPEKVEQAWLKLRASAKKKPIGGVVGPAELIGFFQNAPYYDSTWALVAQTWSDYLGGDTQALVDAAAPDMSDTAGNISSENGNAVYTAVECTDAKWPTSWQKWDHDNTRLHKDYPFMTWANAWMNLPCATWSAKQQNPVNVKTGKGLPPVLIVQSTRDAATPYQGAVELHKRFKGSRLITERDAGSHGVTGLVNPCINERVDAYLLTGSTDRDDVTCAPHATPKP encoded by the coding sequence TTGAGACGCACAGCAGTGCTCGGCTCGGCCGGCGCTCTGATCGCGGGCACGCTCATCGCGGGCGCGATATCCGCCCCGGCGGCCACCGCCGAAAGCCGTCACCACCAAGGTTCCGAGGCGTATGGTGTCGAGCTCGCCGCGGCCCGGGCAGCCAGCTCCGGCATCGACTGGAAGGACTGTCCGGCCGACTGGGCCCTGGCCAAGCCGATCCAGTGCGGCTGGGTGACCGTGCCGCTCGACTACGCCAGGCCCGACGGCAAGCAGATCAAGCTCGCCGTCGACCGGCACGTCGGCACCGGCACCAAGGACGAGCGACAGGGCGCCCTGCTCTACAACCCGGGCGGCCCCGGCGGTTCGGGGCTGCGGTTCCCGACCCGGATCACCAACAAGAACCCCCTCTGGGCGAACACGGCGAAGGCCTACGACTTCGTGGGCTTCGACCCGCGGGGCGTCGGCCACTCCGCGCCGATCTCGTGCGTCGACCCCCAGGAGTACGTCAAGGCCCCGAAGGCCGACCCCGTACCCGACTCCGAAGCCGACAAGCGTGCCCAGCGCAAGCTCGCAGCCGAGTACGCGGACGGCTGCGCCGAACGCAGCGGCGACATGCTGCCGCACATGACCACGCCGAACACCGCACGCGACCTGGACGTCATCCGCGCCGCGCTCGGTGAGAAGAAGCTCAACTACCTGGGCGTCTCCTACGGCACCTACCTCGGCGCGGTCTACGGCACACTCTTCCCGACCCACGTCCGCCGCATGGTCGTCGACAGTGTCGTCGACCCGTCGAAGGACAACATCTGGTACCAGGCCAACCTCAATCAGGACATCGCCTTCCAGAAGCGCTGGGACGACTGGAAGGCATGGGTCGCCAAGAACGACTCCGCCTTCCACATCGGCAACACCCCCGAGAAGGTCGAGCAGGCGTGGCTGAAGCTGCGCGCCAGTGCCAAGAAGAAGCCGATCGGTGGCGTCGTCGGCCCCGCCGAACTCATCGGCTTCTTCCAGAACGCGCCGTACTACGACTCCACCTGGGCACTCGTCGCCCAGACCTGGAGCGACTACCTGGGTGGCGACACCCAGGCCCTGGTCGACGCGGCGGCCCCGGACATGTCGGACACCGCGGGGAACATCTCCTCGGAGAACGGCAACGCCGTGTACACGGCCGTCGAGTGCACTGACGCCAAATGGCCCACCAGCTGGCAGAAGTGGGACCACGACAACACCCGGCTGCACAAGGACTACCCGTTCATGACCTGGGCCAACGCCTGGATGAACCTGCCCTGTGCGACATGGTCGGCCAAGCAGCAGAACCCGGTGAACGTCAAGACCGGCAAGGGCCTGCCCCCGGTGCTGATCGTGCAGTCCACGCGTGACGCCGCCACCCCGTACCAGGGCGCCGTCGAACTGCACAAGCGCTTCAAGGGCTCGCGCCTCATCACGGAACGGGACGCCGGTTCGCACGGTGTCACCGGTCTGGTCAACCCCTGCATCAACGAGCGGGTGGACGCCTACCTGCTCACGGGCAGCACCGACCGCGACGACGTGACGTGCGCCCCGCACGCCACCCCCAAGCCGTAA
- a CDS encoding type II toxin-antitoxin system Phd/YefM family antitoxin, whose translation MAYEIPVTQARAELAELINRVVYGGERVVVTRHGKPLVALVSAADLERLENGGVADEEQVISSVSSIGSSVSAPGERRRFGIAAEHRGHSEPGA comes from the coding sequence ATGGCCTACGAGATTCCGGTGACGCAAGCCCGAGCTGAGCTCGCCGAACTGATCAACCGCGTCGTCTACGGCGGCGAGCGAGTGGTCGTGACGCGGCACGGCAAGCCCCTCGTGGCGCTCGTTTCGGCCGCTGACCTGGAGCGACTCGAAAACGGAGGGGTGGCGGACGAGGAGCAGGTGATCAGCTCGGTCTCCTCGATCGGCTCCTCCGTGTCCGCTCCCGGCGAACGGAGGCGTTTCGGCATCGCGGCGGAACACCGGGGGCATTCCGAGCCCGGCGCCTGA
- a CDS encoding ATP-binding protein: MADHQEASVTLPSEPVSVAAARRYVDRVLTEWGLATDTEFADGIRLVVSELATNAVQHTFGQSPTFTVDLRLEREEQLQLGVTDSHPRRPRRLPTTVQQDNGRGMVIIRSLAKECGGRLTVTPTADGGKRVWIALPWSTPVQN, from the coding sequence ATGGCAGACCATCAAGAAGCCAGCGTCACTCTGCCGAGCGAGCCGGTCTCGGTCGCGGCGGCCCGGAGATACGTGGACCGGGTGCTCACCGAATGGGGACTGGCCACCGACACGGAGTTCGCCGACGGCATCCGGCTCGTCGTCTCGGAGCTCGCGACCAACGCCGTCCAGCACACCTTCGGGCAGTCGCCCACTTTCACCGTGGACCTGAGACTGGAACGGGAGGAACAGCTGCAGCTGGGAGTGACGGACAGTCACCCGCGTCGGCCCCGGCGGCTGCCCACCACCGTTCAGCAGGACAACGGACGCGGCATGGTGATCATCCGCTCCCTGGCCAAGGAGTGCGGAGGCCGGCTGACCGTCACCCCCACCGCCGACGGAGGCAAGAGGGTCTGGATCGCGCTCCCATGGAGCACCCCCGTACAGAACTGA
- a CDS encoding C40 family peptidase translates to MTAQVHVPSLLARAGTASVLTLAAVGGTMLAPGAATEAQAATLSMKALKVAASKKGSPYRWGATGPNLFDCSGLTAYSFKKAGKRLPRTAQQQYNKTRHIPASHRQRGDLVFFHYGHSVYHVGIYAGHGKIWHSPRSGAVVRLEKIWTKHVYYGRVR, encoded by the coding sequence ATGACTGCGCAGGTTCATGTCCCGTCTCTGCTCGCCCGGGCCGGTACGGCCTCGGTTCTGACTCTGGCCGCCGTCGGCGGCACCATGCTCGCCCCGGGCGCCGCGACGGAGGCCCAGGCGGCGACTCTCTCCATGAAGGCACTCAAGGTCGCCGCGTCCAAGAAGGGATCGCCGTACAGGTGGGGGGCCACCGGCCCCAACCTCTTCGACTGCTCGGGACTGACGGCCTATTCGTTCAAGAAGGCCGGCAAGAGGCTCCCCCGCACGGCCCAGCAGCAGTACAACAAGACCCGCCACATCCCGGCCTCGCACAGGCAACGCGGCGATCTGGTCTTCTTCCACTACGGCCACAGCGTCTACCACGTGGGGATCTACGCCGGTCACGGCAAGATCTGGCACTCGCCGAGGAGCGGTGCGGTGGTCCGGCTGGAGAAGATCTGGACGAAACACGTCTATTACGGCCGGGTCCGCTGA
- a CDS encoding site-specific integrase: MEESTAQGYKNALVHVHSYLGYMRLQELTEEHVEFMVAWLLVGARRRGGQAGTGLRPSTAQGVLSRLKEALGRAVVRKLVHADVAQVKDFLLGIKDERLFAPLTLSLMGLRPAELPGLRWEDIDFDAETLVISNTRTVIGNARVLKKDTRTEAGEHTLPLPLPVKQAMLAFQVMQEVEQMSMGALYQRSGYMFVDHFGQPLTTRHLREAAYSLQRKLELRKVRLYDARHSCLRFLAVNGVPDFVLAAWAGHANATFTKRVYVHPSHADLRVASDHLTSLLGFSEGKAA, encoded by the coding sequence CTGGAGGAGAGCACGGCCCAGGGGTACAAGAACGCTTTGGTTCACGTGCATTCCTACCTCGGCTATATGCGCCTGCAGGAACTGACGGAGGAACACGTCGAGTTCATGGTCGCCTGGCTACTCGTCGGCGCCCGCAGACGTGGCGGCCAAGCCGGCACAGGGCTGCGCCCCTCGACGGCCCAAGGGGTGCTCAGTCGCCTGAAAGAGGCCCTCGGTCGGGCCGTCGTACGGAAATTGGTGCATGCCGACGTCGCCCAGGTCAAGGACTTCCTTCTCGGCATCAAGGACGAACGCCTGTTTGCCCCGCTGACACTCAGCCTCATGGGCCTGCGTCCCGCTGAGTTGCCGGGTCTGCGCTGGGAGGACATCGACTTCGACGCCGAAACACTGGTCATCTCCAACACCAGGACGGTGATCGGCAACGCCCGGGTGCTGAAGAAGGACACCAGAACCGAGGCGGGCGAACACACACTGCCGCTGCCACTGCCGGTGAAGCAGGCGATGCTCGCCTTTCAGGTGATGCAAGAGGTAGAGCAGATGTCGATGGGCGCGCTCTATCAGCGCTCTGGCTATATGTTCGTCGACCACTTCGGCCAGCCGCTCACGACTCGCCACCTGCGTGAGGCCGCGTACTCCCTGCAGCGGAAGCTGGAGCTGCGGAAGGTCCGGCTCTACGACGCGCGCCACTCGTGCCTCAGGTTTCTTGCCGTCAACGGCGTGCCGGACTTCGTCCTCGCCGCATGGGCCGGGCATGCCAACGCCACCTTCACCAAGCGGGTGTACGTCCACCCGAGCCACGCGGACCTCCGCGTCGCCTCGGACCACCTCACTTCTCTACTCGGTTTCAGTGAGGGCAAAGCAGCCTAA